The Roseicyclus marinus genome has a segment encoding these proteins:
- the rpsT gene encoding 30S ribosomal protein S20, whose translation MANTPQSKKRARQAERRYAVNKARRSRIRTFLRKVEEAIASGDQTAAAEALKSAQPELMRGVTKGVMHKNTVARKMSRLSSRVKALKA comes from the coding sequence ATGGCAAATACGCCCCAGTCCAAGAAACGCGCCCGCCAGGCCGAACGCCGCTACGCGGTGAACAAGGCCCGTCGTTCGCGCATCCGCACCTTCCTGCGCAAGGTCGAAGAGGCGATCGCCTCGGGCGATCAGACCGCCGCCGCCGAGGCGCTCAAGAGCGCACAGCCCGAGCTGATGCGCGGCGTCACCAAGGGTGTGATGCACAAAAACACCGTGGCGCGGAAAATGTCGCGCCTGTCCTCGCGGGTCAAGGCGCTCAAGGCCTGA